From Salvelinus sp. IW2-2015 unplaced genomic scaffold, ASM291031v2 Un_scaffold1732, whole genome shotgun sequence, a single genomic window includes:
- the LOC112071821 gene encoding uncharacterized protein, whose protein sequence is MAFGINLGIVFLCSLFAEHSSFTWAPRDAQRVRGYGFSGSSRMEVEQRQTGGSYPQDQFRPASRGSNPSSFTSAQTKGKRTRAKNTDISLSGSIASGTSAIHNKHQTKASRTYGQSVTDPSAVRPVSSWEAKRIQPYTLRPVQPHSSSSGLVQSPYAMFNVHSRTASNLKPSTPNYGSTQSGLKFSTSRQPNQGLVQTQSRGAPSLYGQAATQTTSLTRYVQELKQGSSFPTLASKGPIEISAQSISTPDRQVPSSGSSLTSFRPGPLSFGSTQGWSATKSYKPSFSQDVMQYQSSSASSVSTSNQYAQTSGQRIDGASTSSRGMPTSSLASRASLFRPSSTASGNSYGAYKPGYDLGATPSQSLFTSNQGGKGSTYSQNLLAKPTQRKYGQMSAHWGSYQPSYAASSGPVSSLFSSTQAASSTFIQNAPATAQKSSGSEPAPSQRYMFNEVKSNTGAASSAISTTPQRFAQTVIHSIPELYGGSPIHRLKDPTQ, encoded by the exons ATGGCTTTTGGAATTAATTTGGG GATTGTGTTCCTTTGCTCATTGTTTGCAGAACACTCAAGTTTTACATGGGCTCCACGTG ATGCCCAGAGAGTAAGAGGCTATGGGTTTTCTGGCTCTTCCAGAATGGAAGTTGAGCAGAGGCAAACCGGTGGCAGCTATCCCCAGGATCAATTCAGACCAGCCTCTCGTGGCTCTAACCCCAGCAGCTTTACCTCTGCCCAGACAAAGGGTAAGAGGACCCGTGCCAAGAATACTGACATTAGCCTCTCTGGTTCTATAGCCAGTGGAACCTCTGCCATCCACAACAAGCATCAAACCAAGGCCAGCAGAACCTATGGTCAAAGTGTCACTGACCCCAGTGCAGTAAGGCCAGTTTCAAGTTGGGAGGCAAAGAGAATCCAGCCCTACACTCTTCGTCCAGTACAGCCTCACTCCAGCAGCTCTGGATTAGTCCAGAGTCCATATGCTATGTTTAATGTCCACAGTAGAACTGCCTCTAACCTGAAACCATCTACTCCTAACTATGGCTCTACCCAGAGTGGATTGAAGTTCTCCACCTCCAGACAACCCAACCAAGGCCTTGTCCAGACTCAGAGTAGAGGAGCCCCCAGCCTCTATGGTCAAGCTGCTACCCAAACCACCTCCCTCACCCGCTATGTCCAGGAACTGAAGCAAGGGAGCAGCTTCCCTACCCTGGCTTCCAAGGGACCAATAGAAATCTCTGCCCAGTCAATTTCCACTCCTGACCGTCAAGTTCCCTCAAGTGGTTCTTCACTAACTTCATTTAGACCAGGTCCTCTGAGTTTTGGTTCTACTCAAGGGTGGAGTGCAACAAAAAGCTACAAGCCTAGCTTCTCCCAAGATGTTATGCAATACCAGAGCAGCTCTGCCAGTAGTGTTTCAACTTCCAATCAATATGCCCAAACCTCTGGCCAGAGAATAGATGGAGCCTCTACCTCAAGTCGTGGCATGCCCACTTCTAGCCTGGCCTCTCGCGCCAGTCTTTTTCGCCCTAGCTCTACAGCTAGTGGAAACTCCTATGGAGCCTACAAGCCTGGCTATGACCTTGGTGCAACACCAAGCCAAAGCCTGTTTACCTCTAACCAGGGTGGAAAGGGTTCAACATACAGCCAGAATCTCCTTGCTAAACCTACCCAAAGGAAGTATGGCCAAATGTCTGCTCATTGGGGGAGTTACCAGCCCAGCTATGCTGCCAGTAGTGGGCCAGTCTCCAGCCTCTTCAGTTCTACCCAGGCTGCCAGTTCAACATTCATCCAGAATGCTCCTGCCACAGCCCAGAAGTCAAGTGGCTCTGAACCTGCCCCCAGTCAACGCTATATGTTCAATGAAGTGAAGTCCAACACTGGCGCTGCCAGCAGTGCCATCTCGACCACCCCTCAACGCTTTGCCCAGACCGTCATCCACAGCATCCCAGAATTGTACGGCGGATCTCCAATCCACCGGCTCAAAGACCCTACTCAGTAG